The Microbulbifer sp. YPW1 genome contains a region encoding:
- a CDS encoding alpha-ketoacid dehydrogenase subunit beta, giving the protein MGEESKPITLVEAVTLALAHELERDGDVVVFGQDIGANGGVFRATDGLQHRFGSERVLDTPLAETMIAGIAVGMATQGLRPVAEFQFMGFIYPGLDHILNHAARMRNRTRGRLSCPVVYRAPYGGGIHAPEHHSESTEALFAHIPGLRVVVPSSPARAYGLLLAAIRDPDPVLFLEPKRIYRAAKQPVPDNGEALPLDCAFTLREGSDLTLIAWGASVRETLAAAEQLSSEGIEAEVIDPATLKPLDIHTIIDSLEKTHRCVVVHEAARFGGLGAEIAAQVQEYAFDLLEAPVQRVTGYDTVMPYYQLENTYLPGVERILAGARAALNYAREGE; this is encoded by the coding sequence ATGGGAGAGGAAAGTAAGCCGATCACTCTGGTGGAGGCGGTCACCCTGGCGCTGGCCCACGAGCTGGAGCGGGACGGCGATGTTGTGGTGTTCGGTCAGGATATTGGTGCCAACGGTGGCGTATTCCGGGCAACGGACGGTTTACAGCACCGATTTGGAAGCGAGCGGGTGCTGGATACCCCGCTCGCGGAAACCATGATTGCCGGTATTGCCGTGGGCATGGCTACCCAGGGCCTCCGGCCGGTCGCCGAGTTCCAGTTTATGGGTTTTATCTACCCCGGCCTCGACCATATCCTCAATCACGCTGCGCGCATGCGCAACCGCACCCGCGGTCGCCTGTCCTGTCCTGTTGTGTATCGCGCGCCCTACGGCGGTGGTATCCACGCGCCGGAGCATCACTCCGAGAGCACCGAGGCCTTGTTTGCTCATATCCCCGGCTTGCGCGTTGTGGTGCCCTCCTCCCCGGCGCGGGCCTACGGATTGCTGCTGGCCGCGATACGCGATCCCGATCCGGTGCTGTTTCTCGAGCCCAAACGCATCTACCGCGCGGCGAAGCAACCAGTGCCGGACAACGGCGAGGCGCTGCCACTGGACTGCGCCTTTACCCTGCGCGAGGGCAGTGACCTCACCCTGATTGCCTGGGGCGCCAGTGTGCGGGAAACCCTCGCTGCTGCGGAGCAACTGTCCAGCGAGGGTATTGAGGCGGAGGTCATCGACCCCGCTACCCTCAAGCCCCTGGATATTCACACCATCATCGACTCCCTGGAAAAGACGCACCGCTGTGTCGTGGTGCACGAGGCCGCGCGCTTCGGCGGGCTCGGCGCGGAGATCGCGGCGCAGGTTCAGGAATACGCCTTCGACCTGCTGGAGGCACCGGTCCAGCGGGTAACCGGCTACGACACCGTGATGCCCTATTACCAGTTGGAAAACACTTACCTGCCCGGTGTAGAGCGAATTCTGGCCGGCGCTCGCGCCGCGCTGAACTATGCGCGGGAGGGAGAGTGA
- a CDS encoding DeoR/GlpR family DNA-binding transcription regulator gives MSKRNTQQRRHQILQQINEAGEASVEALARQFETSEVTIRKDLAAMEDSGLLLRRHGGAIPLPRELVAEDPLSITKRAIGRAAAGLIRDHNRIVIDYGRTTTGLITELDKKRGLVVMTNSLHVANQLRELENEPTLLMTGGTWDPHFEAFQGQVAEQVLRGYDFDQAFIGADGIDLERGTCTFNEQIGLSRVMADVAREVIVMAESSKVGRRIPNLELSWEMFGTLVTDSGIDDKVCAQLENRGLRVICAEVN, from the coding sequence ATGTCCAAACGCAACACCCAACAGCGCCGCCATCAGATACTGCAGCAGATCAACGAAGCCGGCGAAGCCAGTGTCGAAGCACTGGCACGCCAGTTCGAAACCTCAGAAGTTACGATCCGAAAGGATCTGGCGGCGATGGAAGACAGCGGCCTGCTGCTGCGCCGCCACGGCGGTGCCATCCCCCTGCCCCGGGAACTGGTTGCCGAGGACCCGCTCTCTATCACCAAGCGTGCCATTGGCCGCGCCGCCGCCGGACTGATCCGCGACCACAACCGCATCGTCATCGACTACGGCCGCACCACCACCGGACTGATCACCGAGCTCGACAAAAAACGCGGCCTGGTGGTCATGACCAATTCCCTGCACGTTGCCAACCAGCTGCGGGAACTGGAAAACGAACCCACCCTGCTAATGACCGGCGGCACCTGGGATCCCCACTTTGAAGCCTTTCAGGGACAGGTCGCTGAACAGGTGCTGCGCGGCTACGACTTCGACCAGGCGTTTATCGGTGCCGACGGTATCGACCTCGAGCGCGGCACCTGCACATTCAACGAGCAGATCGGTCTGTCGCGGGTGATGGCTGACGTTGCCCGCGAAGTCATCGTGATGGCGGAGTCGAGCAAAGTCGGAAGAAGAATCCCTAACCTGGAACTGAGCTGGGAGATGTTTGGCACCCTGGTGACCGACAGCGGAATTGACGACAAGGTTTGCGCGCAGCTGGAAAACCGAGGCCTGCGCGTAATCTGTGCGGAAGTGAACTAA
- a CDS encoding dihydrolipoamide acetyltransferase family protein encodes MKIFRLPDLGEGLPDAVIREWHVDEGDTVKADQVLVSVETAKALVEVPSPFAGTVQTLFAAEGETLETGQPLIGFAEAESDTDEIPADRKSSAEPAGDSGTVVGKIEQGSEALAVEQRPTTIRPRCATPAVRALARRLGVDLDSLHPSGARFNEAEVRAAARGETLPRWSEKPAKSSEKSPKEAEVAPSTPASADIAPARRAMTIAMNRARDQVCPMTLFDEVDISDWPKSTSTTLRLLKAIAHAAAEEPNLNAHFENETLEPKTPVNVGLAVDAPKGLFVPVLQDVGAQSDEAILETITRFKQQAGEGAIPQIDLQGATIHLSNFGSLAGRFATPIVVPPLVCIVGAGRAHKAVLPHKGKARVRKLLPLSITADHRAVTGGELARFLKALKKYLETAS; translated from the coding sequence ATGAAGATCTTCCGGTTGCCCGACCTGGGCGAGGGACTGCCCGATGCGGTCATCCGCGAATGGCATGTGGATGAGGGAGACACCGTCAAGGCAGACCAGGTTCTGGTCAGCGTGGAAACCGCCAAGGCACTGGTAGAAGTCCCCTCGCCGTTTGCCGGCACCGTACAAACCCTGTTCGCCGCCGAGGGTGAGACACTGGAAACAGGGCAGCCGCTGATCGGTTTTGCGGAAGCCGAGTCGGATACCGACGAGATACCGGCAGACCGAAAGTCTTCGGCAGAGCCCGCCGGCGATAGCGGTACCGTCGTTGGCAAGATTGAGCAGGGCAGCGAAGCCCTCGCCGTCGAGCAGCGTCCCACCACCATACGTCCCCGCTGCGCTACCCCGGCGGTGCGCGCCCTGGCCCGCCGCCTCGGTGTCGATCTGGATAGTTTGCATCCCTCCGGCGCCCGCTTTAACGAGGCGGAAGTCCGCGCTGCCGCCCGCGGCGAAACCCTGCCAAGATGGAGCGAAAAACCGGCTAAAAGTAGCGAAAAATCGCCAAAAGAAGCTGAAGTGGCCCCGTCTACCCCCGCGTCGGCAGATATCGCCCCCGCCCGCCGGGCCATGACCATTGCCATGAACCGCGCCCGCGACCAGGTCTGCCCCATGACCCTGTTCGACGAGGTGGATATCTCCGATTGGCCCAAAAGCACCAGCACCACCCTGCGCCTGCTCAAAGCTATCGCCCACGCCGCCGCGGAAGAGCCGAATCTGAATGCCCATTTTGAAAACGAGACCCTTGAACCGAAAACCCCGGTGAACGTGGGCCTGGCGGTAGATGCTCCCAAGGGCCTGTTCGTCCCGGTACTGCAAGACGTTGGCGCCCAGTCTGACGAAGCCATACTGGAGACCATCACCCGCTTCAAGCAACAGGCCGGAGAAGGCGCCATTCCGCAGATAGACCTCCAGGGCGCCACCATCCACCTCTCCAACTTCGGCAGCCTCGCCGGCCGTTTCGCCACCCCGATCGTCGTGCCACCCCTGGTATGCATTGTCGGCGCCGGCCGCGCGCACAAGGCGGTGCTTCCCCACAAAGGCAAGGCGCGGGTGCGCAAACTGCTGCCACTGTCCATCACCGCCGACCACCGCGCCGTTACCGGCGGCGAACTGGCGAGATTCCTGAAGGCACTGAAGAAATACCTGGAAACCGCCTCGTAG
- the glmS gene encoding glutamine--fructose-6-phosphate transaminase (isomerizing), whose product MCGIVGALGQRNVTGILLEGLRRLEYRGYDSAGVCLVNGDGKLQLRKTQGKVADLESALDDSPTAGQLGIAHTRWATHGVPSDKNSHPHTSGDIALVHNGIIENYQELREALIAKGYEFQSETDTEVVVHLINDLSKDGRDLLQAVTAATQQLHGAYALGVVCSTEPERLVCARLGSPLVIGVGIEENFIASDPMALQQVTDRFIFLEEGDIAEVTRDGIAVWDKTGEEVSRPVNKLQGGHDAADKGRYRHYMQKEIFEQPKVVEATMAGRIGEHSVLSQALGTAANEILPQVKQVQIVACGTSYHAGLVARYWIEDWAGVPCSVEVASEIRYRKTAVRPGTLFVTISQSGETADTLAALRQAKELGYLASMTICNVPNSSLVRESELQLMTEAGPEIGVASTKAFTTQLVALQLFCIALAKANGMTSEREAELVSALHQLPELMKKFTGLDALVKVTSEAFAEKNHALFLGRGVEYPIALEGALKLKEISYIHAEAYPAGELKHGPLALVDADMPVIVVAPNDELLEKLKSNLQEVRARGGELFVFASPEAGFKSESGLTVVEVPDAPESLQPILYTVPLQLLSYHVALLKGTDVDQPRNLAKSVTVE is encoded by the coding sequence ATGTGTGGAATCGTAGGCGCTTTGGGCCAACGCAATGTAACCGGAATCCTGTTGGAAGGCCTGCGCCGACTGGAATACCGTGGCTATGACTCCGCCGGCGTGTGCCTCGTCAACGGCGACGGCAAACTGCAGCTGCGCAAAACCCAGGGCAAGGTCGCGGATCTCGAGTCCGCTCTCGACGACAGCCCCACCGCCGGCCAGCTGGGTATCGCACACACCCGCTGGGCCACCCACGGCGTTCCGTCGGATAAAAACTCCCACCCGCATACGTCCGGCGACATCGCCCTGGTGCACAACGGCATCATCGAAAACTACCAGGAACTGCGCGAAGCGCTGATCGCAAAAGGCTACGAGTTTCAATCCGAAACCGACACCGAAGTCGTCGTCCACCTGATCAACGATCTCAGTAAAGACGGCCGCGATCTACTGCAGGCCGTCACTGCCGCCACCCAACAACTCCACGGAGCCTACGCCCTCGGGGTTGTCTGTTCCACCGAACCCGAGCGACTGGTTTGTGCGCGCCTGGGGAGCCCACTGGTTATTGGTGTCGGCATCGAGGAAAACTTCATTGCCTCCGACCCCATGGCCCTGCAACAGGTCACCGACCGCTTTATCTTTTTAGAGGAAGGCGACATCGCCGAAGTCACCCGCGACGGCATCGCCGTATGGGACAAAACCGGTGAAGAAGTCAGCCGCCCGGTCAACAAACTGCAGGGCGGCCACGACGCTGCAGACAAAGGCCGCTACCGCCACTATATGCAGAAGGAAATCTTCGAGCAGCCCAAAGTAGTCGAAGCCACCATGGCCGGCCGCATCGGTGAACACTCCGTACTGTCCCAGGCCCTCGGCACCGCCGCCAACGAAATCCTGCCCCAGGTTAAACAGGTACAGATCGTCGCCTGTGGCACCAGCTACCATGCCGGTCTCGTCGCCCGCTACTGGATCGAAGACTGGGCCGGTGTCCCCTGCTCCGTCGAAGTCGCCAGTGAAATCCGCTACCGCAAAACCGCGGTGCGCCCGGGTACCCTGTTTGTCACCATCTCCCAGTCCGGGGAAACTGCAGACACGCTGGCTGCTTTGCGTCAGGCCAAGGAGCTGGGTTACCTCGCGTCCATGACCATCTGCAACGTCCCCAACAGCTCACTGGTACGGGAGTCTGAACTACAACTGATGACCGAAGCCGGCCCCGAAATCGGCGTCGCCTCCACCAAAGCATTTACCACTCAATTGGTTGCCCTGCAGCTGTTCTGTATCGCCCTTGCCAAAGCCAATGGCATGACCAGCGAACGCGAAGCAGAACTGGTAAGCGCCCTGCACCAGCTGCCGGAGCTGATGAAAAAATTCACCGGCCTGGATGCACTGGTAAAAGTCACCAGCGAAGCCTTCGCAGAAAAAAATCACGCACTGTTTTTGGGGCGCGGCGTCGAATATCCAATCGCACTGGAGGGTGCGCTGAAGCTGAAGGAAATTTCCTATATCCACGCCGAGGCCTATCCGGCAGGCGAACTCAAACACGGCCCACTGGCGTTAGTAGATGCGGATATGCCGGTTATCGTCGTGGCGCCAAATGATGAGCTTCTGGAAAAACTGAAATCTAATCTGCAGGAAGTGCGCGCGCGGGGGGGAGAGCTGTTTGTTTTCGCCAGCCCCGAAGCTGGATTTAAAAGTGAATCGGGTCTGACCGTGGTCGAAGTGCCGGATGCGCCGGAAAGCCTGCAACCGATTCTGTACACCGTACCGCTGCAGTTATTGAGCTATCACGTCGCACTATTGAAAGGCACCGACGTGGATCAGCCGAGAAATCTGGCTAAATCAGTAACCGTAGAATAA